One Pontibacillus yanchengensis DNA window includes the following coding sequences:
- a CDS encoding Gfo/Idh/MocA family protein — MSEQLRIGIIGAGGIARNAHIPNYQNYKDDIQVVAVANHNKEKAVQCAETFSIPNAYEDYQSMLEEMNLDAVSICTPNKFHAEQAIASLQAGCHVLCEKPPAISKKEAEAMVQEAEKSGKVLTYGFHFRYSPEVETLKKFIDAGELGEIYASRAHYNRRRGIPGWGVFTNQELQGGGTLIDNGVHMLDTVLYLMGYPEPKTVLGATYQKIGNRPGVGVLGEWDYENFSVEDMARGMITFTNGASLTFESTFAANVEEISSKNVTLMGDQGGADLFPLKIYQEKHDILLDSTPAYLEERDVYKHQVHHFIESILHGKQPLSTAREGVILQAIMEALYKSAKTGEAVNI, encoded by the coding sequence ATGAGTGAGCAATTAAGAATAGGAATTATTGGTGCAGGTGGAATTGCCAGGAATGCTCATATTCCAAACTACCAAAATTATAAGGATGACATTCAGGTCGTTGCAGTTGCGAATCATAATAAGGAGAAGGCTGTACAATGCGCGGAAACTTTCTCGATACCAAATGCCTATGAGGATTATCAGTCCATGCTAGAAGAAATGAATTTAGACGCTGTGAGTATCTGTACTCCTAATAAATTTCATGCCGAACAAGCGATTGCCTCTCTTCAAGCAGGATGTCATGTATTATGTGAAAAACCACCAGCTATATCTAAAAAAGAAGCAGAAGCAATGGTACAAGAAGCAGAAAAATCAGGCAAAGTGTTAACGTATGGTTTTCATTTTCGCTATTCACCAGAAGTTGAAACGTTAAAGAAGTTCATCGATGCTGGTGAGTTAGGCGAAATCTATGCTTCTCGAGCTCACTATAATCGAAGGCGCGGTATTCCGGGATGGGGTGTGTTTACCAATCAAGAGTTACAAGGTGGAGGCACATTAATCGATAACGGTGTACATATGTTGGACACAGTCTTATATCTGATGGGTTATCCGGAGCCTAAAACGGTACTCGGTGCAACGTATCAAAAAATAGGAAATCGTCCAGGAGTAGGCGTATTAGGAGAATGGGATTACGAAAACTTTTCTGTAGAAGATATGGCAAGAGGGATGATCACGTTTACTAATGGGGCGTCGCTAACATTTGAATCGACATTTGCTGCAAACGTGGAAGAAATAAGTTCAAAGAATGTAACTCTAATGGGAGATCAGGGAGGAGCGGATCTATTTCCGCTAAAGATATACCAGGAAAAGCACGATATCCTACTAGATAGTACTCCAGCTTATTTAGAAGAACGCGATGTATATAAACATCAAGTTCATCATTTTATCGAAAGTATTCTTCATGGCAAACAGCCCTTGAGCACAGCAAGGGAAGGAGTTATCCTACAAGCAATAATGGAAGCTCTCTATAAATCTGCTAAAACAGGAGAAGCGGTTAATATATGA
- the asnB gene encoding asparagine synthase (glutamine-hydrolyzing), whose protein sequence is MCGISGWVNYKKDLTNYTNVVENMAKTLNFRGPDEANSWIKSHVAFGHQRLIVVDPDGGRQPMTFQSGSHAFTICYNGELYNTEDIRKELLQRGWKFQSHSDTEVLLKSYMEWKEKCVDHLNGIFAFAIWDGQSESLFLARDRLGVKPLFYTENAGGLLFGSELKALLAHPDVNPVLDREGVSEILALGPSRTPGHGVFKGIKELRPGYVARYSRDGLKQSRYWNVESHEHKDNVEKTAENIRFLFEDAVKRQLISDVPIGTFLSGGVDSSAITAVAAEHMKQQGKDPLATFSINYEDNAKYFKSSTFQPNSDESYIQLMTDTHGTNHHNCVMNNEQLANMLEEAVRMRDLPGMADVDSSLLWFCREIKKDVTVALSGECADEIFGGYPWFYREEELAREGFPWIRSSEVRHDILASEWKSKLDLHDYMMGRYQDTIRETPTFEGDTKEEAQRRQMFYLNQQWFMTTLLDRKDRMSMGASLEVRVPFSDHRLVEYVWNIPWEMKRYENREKGILRKALEGLLPHDVLYRKKSPYPKTHNPAYTKAVVTWMEKVLADHNAPLFELFDKEKIKELVDSEGKAISAPWFGQLMTGPQLLAHLGQINYWMEYYKVEIDV, encoded by the coding sequence ATGTGTGGCATCAGCGGCTGGGTAAATTATAAAAAAGACCTTACCAACTATACGAACGTAGTTGAAAATATGGCGAAAACACTAAATTTTCGGGGACCTGATGAAGCAAATTCATGGATTAAATCTCATGTAGCATTTGGACATCAGCGTTTAATTGTAGTCGATCCCGACGGAGGACGCCAACCCATGACGTTCCAATCAGGATCACATGCCTTTACGATTTGCTATAATGGAGAGCTTTATAATACGGAGGATATTCGTAAGGAACTGCTTCAAAGAGGGTGGAAGTTTCAATCTCACTCTGATACAGAAGTGCTTCTTAAGAGCTACATGGAGTGGAAAGAAAAATGCGTAGACCATTTGAATGGGATATTTGCGTTCGCGATATGGGATGGTCAGTCAGAGTCATTATTTTTGGCGCGCGACCGACTCGGCGTAAAGCCATTATTTTATACCGAAAATGCTGGGGGACTGTTGTTTGGTTCGGAATTAAAAGCGTTACTTGCCCATCCTGATGTCAATCCGGTTCTAGACAGAGAGGGTGTTAGCGAAATTCTGGCACTCGGTCCCTCTAGAACTCCTGGCCATGGTGTCTTTAAAGGCATTAAAGAACTTCGACCAGGTTATGTGGCTAGATACAGCCGTGACGGATTAAAACAATCTCGTTATTGGAACGTAGAGAGCCATGAACATAAGGATAATGTTGAGAAAACCGCTGAGAACATAAGATTCCTTTTTGAAGATGCTGTGAAAAGACAGCTGATATCTGATGTGCCCATTGGAACATTTTTGTCAGGAGGCGTTGATTCAAGTGCGATTACAGCTGTTGCAGCTGAACATATGAAGCAACAGGGAAAAGATCCATTAGCCACGTTTTCCATCAATTACGAAGATAATGCCAAATACTTTAAATCTAGTACATTCCAACCCAATAGCGATGAATCTTATATTCAGCTCATGACAGATACACATGGAACGAATCATCATAATTGTGTCATGAATAATGAACAATTAGCGAATATGTTAGAAGAAGCTGTTCGAATGCGTGACTTACCTGGAATGGCGGATGTGGATTCATCTCTTTTATGGTTTTGTCGAGAAATAAAAAAGGACGTTACCGTTGCATTATCCGGAGAATGTGCGGATGAAATTTTCGGGGGATATCCTTGGTTCTATAGAGAAGAGGAGCTAGCAAGAGAAGGGTTTCCGTGGATACGTTCTTCAGAAGTTCGTCATGATATTTTAGCCTCGGAATGGAAATCAAAACTTGATTTACATGATTACATGATGGGACGTTACCAGGATACGATACGAGAAACACCAACGTTTGAAGGGGATACCAAGGAAGAGGCACAACGACGCCAAATGTTTTATTTGAATCAGCAATGGTTTATGACCACCCTACTTGATCGAAAAGACCGCATGAGTATGGGGGCGAGTTTAGAAGTTCGTGTGCCATTCAGCGATCACCGTCTAGTAGAGTATGTATGGAATATTCCTTGGGAAATGAAACGTTACGAAAATCGGGAGAAGGGAATTTTACGAAAGGCATTAGAAGGGCTATTACCTCATGATGTGCTATATCGAAAGAAAAGTCCATATCCTAAAACACATAATCCAGCCTACACAAAAGCAGTCGTAACCTGGATGGAGAAGGTTCTAGCTGATCATAATGCACCACTATTTGAACTTTTTGATAAAGAAAAAATAAAAGAACTAGTTGATAGCGAAGGAAAAGCAATTTCAGCACCGTGGTTCGGCCAACTGATGACTGGACCGCAGCTGCTAGCTCACTTAGGTCAAATCAATTATTGGATGGAATATTATAAAGTTGAAATAGATGTTTAA
- a CDS encoding FMN-dependent NADH-azoreductase, which translates to MTKVLFIKANSRPIEQSVSVKLYHTFLEQYKEAHPDHQIEQLDLFEENLPYYDTDKINGMFKLSKGMELTPSEKEATEVVNGYLNQFLEADKVVFAFPLWNFTIPAVLHTYFDYLAQAGKTFYYTEEGPVGLLPDKKVLLLNARGGVYSEGSAQSAEMAVNYVENILRFWGVEDITTVVVEGHNQYPHKAEAIVEDGLEKASMAATTF; encoded by the coding sequence ATGACAAAAGTTTTATTTATCAAAGCAAATTCCCGCCCCATCGAGCAATCTGTAAGCGTTAAGCTTTATCATACGTTTTTAGAGCAATATAAAGAAGCTCATCCTGATCATCAAATAGAACAATTAGATTTATTTGAGGAGAACTTACCTTATTACGATACAGACAAAATTAATGGTATGTTCAAGCTTTCAAAAGGGATGGAGCTAACCCCATCTGAAAAAGAAGCCACTGAAGTAGTTAATGGGTATCTAAATCAATTCCTTGAAGCAGATAAAGTGGTATTTGCTTTCCCATTATGGAATTTCACGATCCCTGCCGTGCTTCATACCTATTTTGATTACTTGGCTCAAGCTGGAAAGACCTTCTATTACACAGAAGAAGGACCTGTGGGATTATTACCAGATAAAAAAGTCTTACTCTTGAACGCAAGAGGCGGCGTTTATTCAGAAGGATCGGCTCAGTCAGCTGAAATGGCCGTAAACTATGTAGAAAATATTCTTCGCTTCTGGGGCGTTGAAGATATTACAACGGTAGTGGTGGAAGGCCACAATCAATACCCTCACAAAGCAGAAGCAATTGTTGAAGATGGATTAGAAAAAGCTTCTATGGCTGCAACAACTTTTTAA
- a CDS encoding pirin family protein encodes MAQEYENQEPLKRSVKDHWYVEYSEQRFPAIQKGWVLPADRWREFDPFILMAEDWFKRGTFSDHPHRGFQTITYVIDGRLEHVDNGGGKDVLHPGDVQYMNAGWAARHAEEGVEDDIAHTLQLWLNLPSHLRNTETKYQNVYLENVPEVTVDGGSVKVYSGDIAGEKGPLESLVPITLTEISLIEGASYTHQLPENHNAFLYVLSGEVGIGEMEPVHLKKHGVATLTYDENGNETKTSEIQLDAKSRRTRVLVYSGVPIKEEIVQHGPFVMRSMEEIKQTIQDFQQGKFGPSSQ; translated from the coding sequence ATGGCACAAGAATATGAAAACCAAGAACCTTTGAAACGAAGTGTAAAGGATCATTGGTATGTAGAGTATAGTGAACAGCGTTTTCCTGCTATCCAAAAAGGATGGGTTTTGCCTGCAGATCGCTGGAGAGAGTTTGATCCATTTATTTTAATGGCTGAGGATTGGTTCAAGCGAGGCACGTTTTCTGATCACCCTCATCGAGGCTTTCAAACCATTACGTATGTGATTGATGGAAGACTGGAACATGTGGATAATGGGGGAGGAAAAGATGTTCTCCACCCAGGTGATGTGCAATATATGAATGCTGGCTGGGCTGCTAGACATGCGGAAGAAGGTGTAGAGGATGACATCGCTCACACGCTTCAGTTGTGGTTGAACTTACCGAGTCATTTAAGGAATACAGAGACGAAATATCAAAATGTGTATCTAGAAAACGTACCAGAAGTAACGGTCGATGGTGGGTCTGTTAAAGTCTATTCTGGTGATATTGCTGGAGAAAAAGGACCATTAGAGTCACTTGTTCCAATTACTCTCACGGAGATTTCATTAATTGAAGGGGCCTCCTACACGCATCAGTTACCAGAAAATCATAACGCGTTTCTCTATGTATTATCAGGAGAAGTAGGTATAGGTGAAATGGAGCCGGTTCATCTGAAAAAACATGGAGTAGCTACATTAACATATGACGAGAATGGCAATGAAACGAAAACAAGTGAAATCCAGCTAGATGCCAAGAGTCGTCGAACAAGAGTGTTGGTCTATTCTGGAGTACCAATCAAAGAAGAAATAGTTCAACATGGACCATTTGTGATGCGGTCAATGGAAGAAATCAAGCAAACAATTCAAGATTTCCAGCAAGGAAAATTTGGACCTTCCTCTCAATAA
- a CDS encoding SDR family oxidoreductase, whose product MQTLVTGFNGKGGFEVAQQVKEKGIPLKCAVRNIAKAKQQYGDEYRFTSLDFSNPDTFEESLEGVNKLFLMYPPGDNIQFDTFLSKAKKKGIQHIVYLSIKDVQFMPFIHHYKNEKLIKKHNLPYTFLRAGYFMQNLNDFLKDEIIQRNRIFVPAGKGKTSFVDARDIAEVAAICFSDSKKHANRTYTLTGSEALDFYEVAEVMTEVLDKHIHYTNPNAKEFKEFMIDKDVDESFVNVVAGIHFPTKLGLAKGIKHDIKEVTGHQPTNLKTYIQDYKGNWL is encoded by the coding sequence ATGCAAACGTTAGTAACGGGGTTTAACGGAAAGGGCGGATTTGAGGTAGCTCAGCAAGTGAAGGAAAAGGGAATTCCTTTAAAATGCGCTGTGAGAAATATAGCAAAAGCTAAACAGCAGTATGGAGACGAGTATCGTTTTACATCCCTAGATTTTTCTAATCCTGATACGTTTGAAGAATCACTGGAGGGAGTGAATAAACTATTTCTGATGTATCCTCCGGGAGATAACATTCAATTTGACACCTTCCTGTCAAAAGCGAAGAAGAAGGGGATCCAGCATATCGTCTATTTATCTATTAAAGACGTTCAATTTATGCCGTTCATTCATCACTACAAAAATGAAAAATTGATTAAAAAGCATAATTTACCGTACACTTTTTTGCGGGCAGGGTATTTTATGCAAAATTTGAATGATTTTTTAAAAGATGAAATTATTCAACGAAATCGAATCTTCGTTCCTGCAGGGAAAGGAAAAACAAGTTTTGTAGATGCACGTGACATTGCTGAAGTTGCAGCTATATGCTTCTCAGATTCAAAGAAACACGCCAATCGAACCTACACTTTAACGGGGAGCGAGGCACTTGATTTTTATGAAGTAGCAGAAGTAATGACAGAAGTTTTAGATAAACATATTCATTATACAAATCCGAATGCTAAAGAATTCAAGGAATTTATGATAGACAAAGATGTGGATGAATCCTTTGTTAATGTTGTTGCAGGTATTCATTTTCCAACGAAACTAGGTTTGGCTAAAGGAATTAAGCATGATATTAAGGAGGTAACAGGGCATCAGCCAACAAATCTTAAAACTTACATACAAGACTATAAAGGAAATTGGTTGTAG
- a CDS encoding MarR family winged helix-turn-helix transcriptional regulator — protein sequence MNLGFQDYISIKLHKTDLNLTNEIKSRLEPYNLAPEQNLIMMLLWEEDGLTQNQLAQKLNKDKTNVARMASNLEKKGFITRSLYEEDRRSLKLYLTENGKQLGDEVIPIAEQFNDVVCDGISNDELMELERILNKMNKNVDQHK from the coding sequence TTGAATTTAGGTTTTCAAGATTATATCAGTATTAAGCTCCACAAAACAGACTTAAATCTCACTAATGAAATTAAATCCAGACTAGAACCATACAACCTAGCTCCTGAACAAAACTTAATTATGATGCTACTTTGGGAAGAGGATGGATTAACCCAGAACCAGTTAGCCCAAAAACTGAACAAAGATAAAACAAATGTAGCTAGAATGGCTTCTAATCTTGAAAAAAAAGGGTTCATTACAAGAAGTCTTTATGAAGAAGATCGTCGTTCTCTCAAATTATACCTTACCGAAAATGGTAAACAATTAGGAGACGAGGTTATACCGATTGCGGAACAATTTAATGACGTCGTATGTGATGGTATATCCAATGACGAACTCATGGAACTTGAAAGAATCCTTAACAAGATGAATAAGAATGTTGACCAACACAAATAG
- a CDS encoding alpha-glycosidase — protein sequence MLKEAIYHRPKNNFAYAYDAETIHVRLQTKKNDVQHVQLIHGDPYIFKSDGGEYSHLPQTAEGAQDRWQYDTKPMIKTGADDRFDYWFAEVKPPYRRLRYGFQLQDQEETLIFTEKGFFDHIPDDDVAYYFCIPFLNATDVFSPPTWVKDTVWYQIFPERFANGDPSNDPEEALAWGSEEPTPENFFGGDLQGVLDHLDYLVDLGISGIYFTPFFKAYSNHKYDTIDYMEIDSQFGDKATFKTLVQACHDRGIRVMLDAVFNHSGYYFEPFQDVLKHGEQSRYKDWFHIQEFPLVTDPQPNYDTFSFVPFMPKLNTEHPEVKTYLLDVARYWIEEFDIDGWRLDVANEVDHAFWREFRTVVKDAKPDAYILGEIWHDSMPWLQGDQFDAVMNYPFTMGSIQFFAEQSISPSTFSNSITNVLHSYPENVNEVSFNLLDSHDTPRILTLAGEDKRKVKLLYLFQLSFIGTPCIYYGDEIGMSGGADPGCRKCMVWEKEHQDLDMHGYVKQLLSLRKQIPAFGNHAHLRMLEADDEKSIIVYEKANEQEKLMFVLNNSAEEATYSLPILKERDLKELLSNETTTLDPHTPVSLQPYEGKVFQILK from the coding sequence TTGTTAAAAGAAGCTATCTATCACCGTCCTAAAAACAATTTTGCTTATGCGTATGATGCAGAAACTATTCATGTTCGTCTGCAAACGAAGAAAAATGACGTGCAACATGTGCAACTAATTCACGGAGATCCTTATATCTTTAAAAGTGATGGAGGAGAATACTCTCACCTCCCTCAAACGGCAGAAGGAGCGCAAGACAGATGGCAATATGATACGAAACCTATGATCAAAACCGGTGCTGACGATCGATTTGATTATTGGTTCGCTGAGGTGAAACCTCCCTACCGTAGATTACGTTATGGATTTCAATTGCAAGATCAAGAAGAAACGCTCATTTTTACAGAAAAAGGGTTCTTCGATCATATTCCAGATGATGATGTAGCGTATTACTTCTGTATTCCATTCTTAAATGCCACCGATGTATTTTCTCCACCGACTTGGGTAAAGGATACGGTTTGGTATCAAATTTTCCCTGAACGGTTTGCCAATGGAGACCCTTCAAACGATCCTGAAGAAGCACTTGCTTGGGGAAGCGAGGAGCCAACTCCAGAAAACTTTTTCGGCGGTGATTTGCAAGGAGTATTGGACCACCTTGATTACTTAGTTGATTTAGGCATTTCAGGCATTTATTTCACACCTTTTTTCAAAGCTTATTCCAACCACAAATACGACACCATTGATTACATGGAAATTGACTCTCAGTTTGGAGATAAAGCAACGTTTAAAACACTCGTACAAGCCTGTCATGACCGTGGCATTCGTGTCATGTTAGATGCTGTATTTAATCATAGTGGTTACTACTTTGAACCTTTCCAAGACGTTTTGAAACATGGAGAACAATCTCGCTACAAAGACTGGTTCCATATTCAGGAGTTTCCACTCGTGACGGACCCCCAACCAAACTATGACACGTTCTCATTTGTGCCATTTATGCCAAAATTGAATACAGAACACCCTGAGGTGAAAACGTACCTCCTTGACGTTGCACGCTATTGGATAGAAGAATTCGACATTGATGGTTGGCGTTTAGATGTAGCCAACGAAGTGGATCATGCTTTTTGGAGAGAGTTTCGAACTGTCGTGAAAGACGCCAAACCAGATGCCTATATCCTCGGTGAAATCTGGCATGATTCTATGCCATGGCTTCAAGGTGATCAGTTTGATGCCGTGATGAATTATCCATTCACAATGGGATCCATTCAATTTTTCGCTGAGCAATCCATCTCTCCTAGCACCTTCTCCAATTCGATTACGAATGTGCTGCATTCCTATCCAGAGAATGTGAATGAAGTATCTTTTAATCTATTAGACAGCCATGATACACCTCGTATCCTAACGTTAGCTGGCGAGGATAAACGAAAAGTAAAACTTCTTTATCTATTCCAACTTTCCTTTATCGGGACGCCTTGTATCTATTACGGAGATGAAATTGGCATGTCCGGTGGAGCTGACCCTGGCTGCCGAAAATGTATGGTATGGGAAAAAGAACATCAAGACTTGGATATGCACGGCTATGTGAAGCAACTTCTTTCCCTACGCAAACAAATACCAGCATTCGGAAACCACGCCCATTTACGCATGCTTGAAGCAGACGATGAGAAAAGTATTATCGTCTATGAAAAAGCAAATGAACAGGAGAAACTGATGTTTGTATTAAACAATTCTGCTGAAGAAGCAACTTATAGCCTACCGATTTTAAAAGAAAGAGATTTGAAAGAGTTATTGTCTAATGAAACGACTACATTGGATCCACATACTCCTGTATCCTTGCAACCTTATGAGGGTAAAGTGTTTCAAATTCTCAAATAA
- a CDS encoding MATE family efflux transporter: MDKQNQKSLTLFSLTWPIFIEILLHMLMGNADTLMLSQYDDSAVAAVGVSNQILSVVIVMFGFVATGAGILVAQNLGADNHKNAGEIAVSSISLNLWFSLILSVGLYLFSELILNIMELPSELMGNATIYMNIVGGLIFVQALIMTAGAILRNYGFTKDAMYVTIGMNIINVIGNYIFIFGPFGLPVLGVQGVAIATATSRFLGFLVLAVLLIKRSEVELPFASFFRYQKSHLKGLLRIGIPSAGEQLSYNASQMAITYFITQLGTTAITTKVYVQNISMFIFLAAIAIGQGTQILIGHYIGAEKVQEAYKRCFNSTKIAMSISVLMAVIVYLFSDTLLGIFTDNQDIIESGSFLLMLTILLEPGRATNLVVINSLRGAGDVTFPVVIGIISMWGISVSFAWFFGLVVGLGLSGIWIGFIVDEWLRGIIMIFRWRGKAWVRKAFV; this comes from the coding sequence ATGGATAAACAGAACCAAAAATCATTAACCTTATTTTCTCTAACCTGGCCTATCTTTATTGAGATATTATTACATATGCTGATGGGGAATGCAGATACTCTAATGCTAAGTCAGTACGACGATAGTGCTGTTGCAGCAGTAGGTGTATCCAATCAAATTCTTTCGGTCGTAATTGTCATGTTTGGTTTTGTTGCGACAGGGGCTGGTATTCTTGTTGCTCAAAACCTAGGAGCTGATAACCATAAAAATGCCGGTGAGATAGCTGTAAGCTCCATCAGCTTAAACTTGTGGTTCTCTCTCATCTTGAGTGTTGGCCTATACCTTTTTTCAGAGCTTATTCTTAATATTATGGAGCTACCATCTGAGTTAATGGGTAATGCCACTATTTATATGAATATCGTAGGAGGGCTCATCTTTGTCCAAGCATTGATTATGACTGCTGGTGCTATTCTTCGAAACTATGGCTTCACGAAAGACGCAATGTACGTCACCATTGGAATGAATATAATAAATGTGATTGGAAATTACATCTTTATTTTTGGTCCATTTGGGTTACCAGTATTAGGTGTTCAAGGTGTTGCGATTGCAACAGCTACTAGTCGTTTTCTCGGCTTTTTAGTGTTAGCAGTACTCCTTATAAAACGGAGTGAGGTTGAATTACCATTTGCTTCATTTTTTCGCTACCAAAAGAGTCATCTAAAGGGGCTGCTACGAATCGGAATCCCCTCTGCAGGTGAACAGCTTTCCTACAATGCCAGTCAAATGGCAATTACATACTTTATTACACAGCTAGGTACTACAGCCATTACAACCAAAGTGTACGTGCAGAATATCTCCATGTTCATTTTCTTAGCTGCCATTGCAATTGGACAAGGGACACAAATCTTGATTGGTCATTACATTGGAGCTGAAAAAGTACAAGAAGCATATAAGCGTTGCTTCAACAGTACGAAAATTGCCATGTCCATATCTGTGTTGATGGCAGTCATCGTTTATCTTTTCAGTGACACACTACTTGGGATTTTCACCGATAACCAGGACATTATAGAAAGTGGTTCATTCTTACTGATGCTTACCATCCTTCTTGAACCAGGTAGAGCTACGAACTTGGTCGTCATTAATTCGTTAAGAGGTGCAGGTGATGTGACCTTCCCTGTTGTGATTGGTATTATTTCCATGTGGGGCATAAGCGTATCATTCGCATGGTTCTTTGGATTGGTAGTCGGACTTGGGTTATCTGGTATATGGATTGGTTTTATAGTAGATGAATGGTTAAGAGGTATAATTATGATATTTCGTTGGCGAGGCAAAGCTTGGGTTCGGAAGGCTTTTGTATAA
- a CDS encoding ornithine--oxo-acid transaminase translates to MVRTSEEIIEQTQEFGAKNYHPLPVVISKAEGVWVEDPEGNRFMDMLSAYSAVNQGHRHPKIIDALNKQAERVTLTSRAFHNDQLGPWYEKICKLTNKEMALPMNTGAEAVETAIKTARLWGYNVKGVPEGKAEIIACDGNFHGRTMTAVSLSDDEEEKRAFGPALPGLKTIPYGDVEALKEAITENTVGFIFEPIQGEAGINIPPEGFLKEAFDVCKENNVLYIADEIQAGLGRSGKMFACDWENVSPDILILGKALGGGVFPISCVVANKDILGVFTPGSHGSTFGGNPLACAVSVASLEVIEEEKLPSRSLELGQYMKAELEKINNPIIKEVRGKGLFVGVELTEPARKYCEQLKQRGVLCKETHETVIRFAPPLVIKQEDLDWAIEKIKEVLEA, encoded by the coding sequence ATGGTACGCACAAGTGAAGAAATCATTGAACAAACACAAGAATTCGGAGCAAAAAACTATCACCCGCTTCCTGTCGTTATTTCAAAGGCGGAGGGTGTTTGGGTAGAAGACCCTGAGGGCAACCGTTTCATGGATATGCTAAGCGCATATTCCGCTGTGAATCAGGGCCATCGTCATCCTAAAATTATCGATGCTCTAAACAAACAAGCAGAACGAGTAACACTAACATCACGCGCATTCCACAACGATCAGCTAGGTCCGTGGTATGAGAAAATATGTAAACTAACCAACAAAGAAATGGCACTACCAATGAATACAGGAGCAGAGGCTGTAGAAACGGCCATCAAGACTGCTCGACTATGGGGATATAATGTAAAAGGTGTTCCAGAAGGCAAAGCAGAAATCATTGCTTGTGATGGAAACTTCCATGGACGTACAATGACAGCTGTCTCATTATCTGATGATGAAGAAGAAAAACGCGCTTTTGGACCAGCTCTACCAGGTCTCAAAACCATCCCTTATGGCGATGTAGAAGCATTGAAAGAAGCTATCACTGAGAATACAGTTGGATTCATCTTTGAACCAATCCAAGGTGAAGCAGGTATTAACATCCCACCAGAAGGATTTCTAAAGGAAGCTTTTGATGTATGTAAGGAGAACAACGTCCTTTACATTGCTGACGAAATTCAAGCAGGTCTAGGTCGAAGTGGTAAGATGTTCGCATGTGACTGGGAGAATGTATCTCCTGATATCCTTATCCTAGGAAAAGCACTTGGCGGCGGGGTATTCCCAATCTCTTGTGTTGTTGCCAACAAAGATATCTTAGGCGTATTCACACCTGGGTCACACGGCTCTACATTCGGTGGTAATCCACTAGCATGTGCCGTATCTGTCGCTTCCCTAGAAGTTATTGAGGAAGAAAAACTACCTTCACGCTCATTAGAGCTAGGTCAATACATGAAAGCAGAATTGGAAAAAATCAATAATCCAATCATTAAAGAAGTTCGAGGCAAAGGCTTATTCGTCGGTGTTGAATTAACCGAGCCTGCTCGTAAATATTGTGAGCAATTGAAGCAACGCGGGGTACTTTGTAAAGAAACACACGAAACGGTCATCCGCTTCGCTCCCCCACTTGTTATCAAACAAGAAGACCTTGATTGGGCTATTGAAAAAATCAAAGAGGTTCTTGAAGCGTAA
- a CDS encoding YisL family protein — translation MTTHLHITSWVLALVLLGLSTWFYRFGKQKQGKITHMVLRLDYLLILYSGGSLLGGYFGGDTSGYMIELIVKVISGLWVIYAMEMILIRSNKQHGTRSGWIQFWIAIVLALVLGFGRLPFGILP, via the coding sequence ATGACAACACACTTACATATCACATCGTGGGTTCTAGCGTTAGTCTTACTTGGACTATCCACATGGTTTTACCGTTTTGGCAAACAAAAACAAGGCAAAATCACTCACATGGTTCTACGTTTAGATTACTTATTAATTCTTTATTCAGGCGGTTCTCTATTAGGAGGATACTTCGGTGGAGATACTAGCGGTTATATGATCGAATTAATTGTGAAAGTAATCTCAGGATTATGGGTTATTTACGCAATGGAAATGATATTAATTCGTTCTAACAAGCAACATGGGACAAGAAGTGGCTGGATTCAGTTCTGGATTGCTATTGTTCTAGCACTAGTTCTTGGTTTTGGTCGTCTACCATTCGGAATTTTACCGTAA
- a CDS encoding YciI family protein encodes MDRHFKYLNGMLSEGNLIKAGPCLDGAFGIVVFRAESEGMVNRVMESDPFVEEGVMTGEVNPYRVSLMEKEKQ; translated from the coding sequence ATGGATCGACACTTTAAATATCTAAACGGAATGTTATCTGAAGGAAACTTGATTAAGGCAGGCCCTTGCCTGGATGGTGCATTTGGAATAGTCGTCTTTCGTGCTGAATCGGAGGGTATGGTTAACAGGGTTATGGAAAGTGATCCTTTTGTTGAGGAAGGCGTTATGACTGGTGAAGTAAATCCTTATCGAGTATCACTTATGGAGAAGGAAAAGCAATAA